The following are encoded together in the Trichomycterus rosablanca isolate fTriRos1 chromosome 19, fTriRos1.hap1, whole genome shotgun sequence genome:
- the LOC134333203 gene encoding cytochrome c oxidase subunit 4 isoform 2, mitochondrial produces the protein MLCLTAGRLGTLLSRQAAVALSTGSARMASHGHVSQQTDVSLPMYWDRCDVPLPDKPYQDTLSATEKSLKQKEKGPWSSLSNEEKIALYRMMFKETYAEMKKPSSEWKTVVGGILFFVGLTGLVVFWQRVYVYPTKPHTFEEEWQAKQLKRILDMRMNPVEGFSSKWDYQKGQWK, from the exons ATGCTGTGTCTAACTGCAGGACGATTGGGGACACTGTTGTCCAGACAGGCAGCGGTGGCCCTGAGCACCGGTAGTGCCAGAATGGCCAGCCATGGACATG TGTCACAGCAGACTGACGTGTCTCTGCCCATGTACTGGGATCGTTGTGATGTGCCTCTTCCTGACAAACCTTACCAAGATACCCTAAGTGCCACTGAAAAGAGTCTGAAACAGAAAGAGAAAGGACCCTGGAGCAGCCTTTCAAATGAGGAGAAAATTGCCT TGTACAGGATGATGTTTAAAGAAACGTATGCAGAAATGAAGAAACCATCCAGCGAGTGGAAGACGGTGGTGGGTGGAATTTTGTTCTTTGTTGGCTTGACTGGTCTGGTGGTGTTCTGGCAGCGCGTTTATG TGTACCCTACCAAACCTCATACATTTGAAGAAGAGTGGCAGGCCAAGCAGTTGAAGAGGATACTGGACATGCGAATGAACCCAGTGGAGGGCTTTTCTTCCAAGTGGGACTACCAGAAGGGCCAGTGGAAATAA